DNA sequence from the Pseudochaenichthys georgianus chromosome 8, fPseGeo1.2, whole genome shotgun sequence genome:
AACCGTTtaatctcctcttcctccttttgTTTATCATCCTGTGATCTAAAGTGTTTTTGTCTGTCTTTTTGCTGCCTCAGGAGCACAAATCTTTCTTGGACTTGGTGCGTCAGCGGACCGGCCAGCCTCGCTCTCTGCAGCATCTCTGTCGCTGGGCTTTACGCCTGCGCCTCGGAGCCCGGTGTTTCCCAGCGGTCAGTGAACTGCACATTCCCAGCTCTCTGAAGGACTATCTGCTTCTGAGTAACGACGGGACGCTCCAGTGACTTCAtcctgtacttttatttgagataACAATAACCTGTTTCTGTTACTCTTTTCTTTAGTCATGCTTCTTTTTGTCAAATTCAAATACTTTTCAGGTTGAGTTTGTGTAAGgaaaaaaagtataatttgaCCTCCTGTTTGAGTATTTACTTTTTATATATTGTGTATATTGGTTGTTACAATTGTTTTAACAACAATTTCGACAATAAATTGCTTGCACAACACTTGTGAAATTAAATTACTGTTTCGATGTGATGTGCAATCAAAAATAAGCTTACATGCATAacttttaaattaaattaaatatcatATGGGAGTTATTCACCACTACCAATAAAACTACTACTACTCAAAACATTAGCAATAACATACTTTTGTTATTTTTAGCATTTTATATTTGTACTGGATACACAAGTCGATCAGTATTCAAATAGATAAAtgttactttatacttctacatcACTCCAATTCCAAGGGAAAAACTTGCTGCACTACATTCATTGTATTTCAACTGAACTTGTAACATACAGTAGTTTACTagattaacattttaaaaacaaaacgtGGTCATTTTATAACGTACAGTATGACCCATTGTAATTGAttaaatataaattatttaTCAAATAATGCAAATTAGCATATTAGCATATTAGACATTAGTATTGTCAATTATGTAGGCCTATCTCAATGCTTATATTGATttagaaataaaatgttttaaaattaaTTGGCAAGAAAGCAAGTTTCTCAATAGTTTACCTAACTACACTACTTTAGCAATTGTATTTAGTTACATTACACCGCTTTTTATAGGTCCCCAAATCACCAGCAAGGTAAATGCCAACTATTTGATATCTAGAGTTGTTATTGTATGAGCAGGTGGAGCAACAGGCGTGACCCGTCTCCAAAACAAGCGCACCCAACTGCCCGCGATGACGTCACGCCGTCTCGTCGCCTCTCTGTTTGTTATGTGTTTTTTAAGGAGCAGCTGCTAACTGCTAGCATTGAGCCTCGTCTTTAAACATGCTTTGAATACACATAAACAGCTGGCAGGTAAGATTGTTTAAAACCAATAAAACACAGACGTTCGCCCTAGCTCTGTGTTCAGTTTGAAAACTGTTGCGACTAAAACAAAAGCGAGTAGCGAGGTCGCAAACAGCCGAAGGTCGTTTTTTTTAGCTATAAAGGTAGGCTAGCTTGCAAGCTAACTTAGCTCATTAACTAGCCACATAAACTACAGCATAACAAGTTAGTAGCACATGTTTCATTACAGCACATTTGGGTTTCCTGAATATTGAGTGTATTGACTAACGTGGCATACAGAAATCCCTGTTGACACGTCTTTAAACAGCTGGGTGTTAGGACTTACTTAGCTTCACGGCTTCAAACAGCTGTTGACCAGCCCCGATGGTTCGCTGCTGCGGAGCTTTATGTAACTTTCACACATTAAAAAACTCTTGTGACTTTTACAAATGGTAATTCTTCGCTAAAGATTATGAATGTCCTTGCAAACAAAGCATGATTGTGTAATTAATGAGTTCAAAATGCTGCGATACAATGTGTTTACATGAAACCCAGTTTATCGGTGTCTTGTGTAAAGAATCGATGTGACTTCGTTCAGTTAATCAGAATCTAGCTTTATTATTGCTGAAAGGTCATAACGTTTCTTTTTTATTGATCAACTATTGCTTATCCTTTTTAAAAACAGAAACCGGAAGTAAAGTTTTCTACTGTCATCATAAAAGGCCATGTTCTGACGTTTGGATGAAATGTTCTTTATTTCGGGCAATTTTATGTTAGATTCAACCCAACAGAAAAATAGCCAACTTTTATGAATCGTTTAATAATTTAACTAACTTTCCATGCAGAGAAAACAGAATATCTGTAACGTTGTTATTGAAATAACTTGATAATATCGTGTGAATTATTATATTGGTAAAAAACTATAAATTATACATAAAACCAGAATATATTTCCATCAATGTAACATTTAGTTTGTTAGAATGTTCCCATAATATGTGATAATGTTGCATGCTGGATAAGGCTTGCTAAATTGTGGCACACTTTGATTTGGCGGTGTATAACTAAACGTGTGTTGTGTCTGTTTGGAGGACAGAGATGGCAGTGTGTGCACTGACCATGCTGGACGGGATGGAGACTGAGGTGATGGTGGCAGGCGGGGTGTTGCTCCTGGTCCTGGCCCTCGTCTTCGCTTGGCTCTCGACTCACGTGGCCGACCGGGGCGACCACATCCTGGGCACCATCCTCACCGTGGGGGCTCACGCCTCCCTGATCGGACTGGGGGGCCACGAGAGCTACAGCGGAGGGTCTCCCAGCACAGACACCCCAGAGCAGCAGACTCCCCCGGCCTCTCAGGAGAACAAGCCGGACGACGGGGAGTCGGGGACcgagagaggagagggggaggggaCGGGGGAGGGAGCTGAGGGGGTGAGGGCTGATCTCCTGCTGGACATACAGAGCAAGCAACCCCAGGCTGGAAGACTGCACACTTCAGATGACGAggatgatgacgatgatgaggatgaggatgatAATGAGGGGCaggaggaaataaaaaaaattacagACCATATTCCAGTGTTGTCCAGCACCGtctccccccccaccaccacggCCACCTCCATCTCTGTCCGTCTAAAGTTTTTAAACGACACAGAGGAGTTAGCTGTTGTCGAACCGCAGGATACAGTGGGAGTGCTGAAAAGGTAAAACAACCCCAAACATCCACCTGCAGACTTCAAGTAAAAACTGCCATAGTAGATAGattacagtttaggaaatgCTTGGCTTTCTTGCAGAGGGATAGGAAAGGAAAACAGACATTTCTACCTGTTTTTGGTCCGTGAATACAGTGTAAAACTCAGTATTTTTAGAAATGTTGTTTTCAATGTATACATGTAGACAGTGTTTTGTTGGGAtgtgcacgatattggttttttgaaaccgataccgataacttcctgcttctcaagaccgataactAAAAGAAAATTACGCCGCCAATtcttttaacgcgattaacgcatgtgtatttttttttaccttggccgccccgtagtttcagagcgcatcgagtttaaaataccatctacaagctgatgctgctgacagccccgctcctgccgcccgcttatggcagaccacacttccacgctcaccggtaggcaccgactggccatctggaggaccgggagggtgtgtgtatgtgtggctcgagcgagcgagagagagaccttacgtgcattgttgttgttagcatctggtgctagctagctgcgctaacggatataaggagctgtttaaatgaaaacagaggagcgacatttcgccacaactgcgccgagcacttgacttgatgcaggaagccagacagtgggacattgtatgaaaagtcagcacactcagcaacatgattgtagagtccaggcagctccggttcgagcataatgccttgagttgcacatagctccaacgcgcgcgcgcgcacacacgcgcacacacacacacacacacacacacacacacacacacacacacacacacacacacacacacactgtattgtattattgtcttagtacgcttttaacacaccatcgtagcgatggcgatgtttcaggtgactgatcaggttcgaagtattagggagcgctggatttgtgaagaactcccctcttcctaaaccactaataccacagtactggcaaaacgggaggagccgagtgaaaaacaagcgcccctcatcccaatccacccacaccgcagtattttttcttacccaaaaaatatattgtatattatcggggctattaatactggtatcgggtttatcgggatgacgtcataattcctaatatcggaccgataattatcgtgcatccctagtgttTTGGCTTGTCTCTTCGGAGAACTTTCCTATGTGAGGCTTTCCAGCATTGAACGACAGAGCCggcaaaaatagtgcaagttgTAACTTTGCTATTAGGAATTTGTACatgattaaaaataaatatagttCCCCTTCTTGTATATTGAGCTTCAGAAGGGAATGTTATTGTTTTCCCAGCAACCAAGCTAATAAGTGAATGTCCAAAAATGCTGTACTTGTCCATTAAGATGTGTTTTCGTCTCATTTCTGCTCCAGCAAATACTTCTCAGGTCGAGAGCATCAAATCAAACTGATCTACCAAGGCCAGCTGCTGCAGGATCCCAAGAAGACCCTGTTTTCCCTAAACATCTCACAGAACAGCGTGATCCACTGCCACATCTCCCAGGCCATGCACGAGGACCCTCCAGAGGAAGGGGCTCAGCCTGGGGCGGGAGCTGGGTCCGGGGTCTCGGGGGGATTCAGGGCTGCTGGAGTAGCCATAAGCACCAGCAGCCTGGTAGTgcccgtgttcgtggtgatactGGCCGTGGTGTGGTACTTCCGCATCAACTACAGGCAGTTCTTCACGGCGCCCGCGACCATCTCCCTCGTGGGAGTCACTGTGTTCTTCAGCTTTCTGATATTTGGGATGCACAGCCGCTGAACAGACCGGGAGAAAGCACACACACTTACAGCTGAATGTTGTGAGTAGAATACAAATAACTATAGCAGGGGGCGGCACCTGGAGAGACGGACTAATCCAAATGGGCTCAGTGCAGATCCAACAGCTGATTGGATCCCAGCAGTGTGTGAGTGAATGATAGTGTGTGGGTGGCTAGGTGAGCCTGTTTGTGCATGTACCAAGATGAAACAGCAGATGAGTGATTGTACAGTATATGTGGAGTAAATAATAATCTGCATTGAGTGAAGAACTCCTCTCCAAACATGACTTAGTGGTGCACACCATGTTGTAAACACTCATGGCTTTATCTTGTCCGCTCTTTTATTGTTACTAAAGATTCAAGATGCTATTTTGTCCGTCTTTGTTTTTTAGGCCACTGTTTGTGTAGAAAAATAGTATAATTATACTAATAGATGCAAGACTCTAATACTCTTGGGAACCACTCACTGTTGTGCTGTGTGTGCCAGTTTTACTACCAATATATTGTgttatttgaactgcaaatatGGACGGGCTGAAAATGTAAGATCTTTTTTTGCTGAAAAACTTGCTTTAGAAATAGGCTAATTTAAATAATCACTAGACATGGAAATAGACACTTTTTGAGATGATATTGTAAATATATTGTGTATTTTCTGTAAATAAAATGATAGAATGAATCAGATGAACCTGCATCTGGCACTTAAAGATTTGGAGGAACCCTCCTGATTATGCTGGACTGCTCTGGCTTCAGTGATGTCTCAAATTAAAGCATTTCAAACCAAACGTGTCTCAGTATTTGTTTGTAGGCTAAAGAAGTAAGCCTCGGGgtttgatttgtttttattcatATACAAACACCAGTATGCATTTAAGTGACAAAACTGATCACATTATGATCATCCACACATGCACAGAAATGTTTTGGAAACTCACAACATCACGTTCTTTGTAATTGCACTCGTACTCAACACAGATACACAAAGAGCCACAGCACAACATCAGTTGTTCGCTTCATCCAAGAAAAGTGGCTTAAGAATCGAAATCACACCAAGCACAGCATCTCAATAACAGTTCATTTATCTTTAGTGCACGTCACAAGACTTTACTGGAAAATATTCAAAAGGTTTCCACAGACCATAACAGAAGCCAAAGGAGTAACCATACTGGAAATAAATCAAGCTTTGACAGATTGTCACGTTCATTACATCTGAGAAAAATTCATGTACTTGGCTTTAGGGACTGTACCAAAATGACTCGAGTGGGAAGGGGGGGGGTTCATTTGAGCCACCAATGAGTGAATCAGACTCTGGCAGCACTTTCATCTTTCCTGTTATTAAAAACTGAGTTGTTGTAGCAAGTTGATCCTGACAAGGAATCACAAAAAGGTGCATCTTTGTGATCGatgcaaaacatttattttccacatATAAGAGAGGAatgaaattaaaatgttgtgggtcgggaaaaagtgtttcctgcCTTTGCAAAAACATCAGGCAAAATTAATCAAATTCAGAAAAGGATTTCTTGAGAAAGAAGTGAATACAATGTgaaaaaagcaaaagtattcaTGGTCGTTTACGGTTTGAAAAGTAGTAATTGTCGTACAGTCCCTTAGTTTTGCAGCATT
Encoded proteins:
- the tmub2 gene encoding transmembrane and ubiquitin-like domain-containing protein 2 — translated: MAVCALTMLDGMETEVMVAGGVLLLVLALVFAWLSTHVADRGDHILGTILTVGAHASLIGLGGHESYSGGSPSTDTPEQQTPPASQENKPDDGESGTERGEGEGTGEGAEGVRADLLLDIQSKQPQAGRLHTSDDEDDDDDEDEDDNEGQEEIKKITDHIPVLSSTVSPPTTTATSISVRLKFLNDTEELAVVEPQDTVGVLKSKYFSGREHQIKLIYQGQLLQDPKKTLFSLNISQNSVIHCHISQAMHEDPPEEGAQPGAGAGSGVSGGFRAAGVAISTSSLVVPVFVVILAVVWYFRINYRQFFTAPATISLVGVTVFFSFLIFGMHSR